Proteins from one Flammeovirgaceae bacterium genomic window:
- a CDS encoding ribonucleotide-diphosphate reductase subunit beta, with translation MKEEPILKENKGRFVLFPIKHHDIWKYYKQAEASFWTAEEIDLSHDLKDWAALNDGERHFITHVLAFFAASDGIVNENLAEHFVGEVQYTEAKFFYGFQIAIENIHSETYSLLIDTYVKDAKEKDKLFNAIETMDCVKKKADWALRWIDNGDFAERLIAFAAVEGIFFSGSFCSIFWLKKRGLMPGLCFSNELISRDEGLHCDFACHIYTQHVKNKLPEAKVVEIIKDAVEIEKEFVTDALPVKLIGMNAEQMRQYIEFVADRLLNELIGKKVYNATNPFDFMEMISLRGKTNFFEKRVAEYQKAGVMTSTEKDSAPKFSLNEDF, from the coding sequence ATGAAAGAAGAGCCTATTTTAAAAGAGAACAAAGGTCGGTTTGTACTATTTCCCATAAAGCACCACGACATCTGGAAGTATTATAAACAGGCCGAGGCGAGTTTCTGGACGGCTGAAGAAATCGACCTGAGCCACGACCTGAAAGACTGGGCAGCGTTGAACGATGGCGAAAGGCATTTCATCACCCATGTACTGGCCTTTTTTGCGGCCAGCGATGGCATTGTAAACGAAAACCTGGCCGAGCATTTTGTAGGGGAGGTGCAATATACCGAAGCCAAGTTCTTCTATGGGTTCCAGATCGCCATTGAAAACATCCATTCCGAGACCTACTCCCTTTTGATCGATACGTATGTAAAAGACGCCAAGGAGAAGGACAAGCTGTTCAACGCCATAGAAACCATGGACTGTGTAAAGAAGAAGGCAGACTGGGCCCTCCGGTGGATCGACAACGGGGATTTTGCCGAGCGCCTGATTGCCTTTGCTGCCGTGGAGGGCATTTTCTTCTCCGGCTCCTTCTGCTCCATCTTCTGGTTGAAGAAAAGGGGGCTGATGCCCGGCCTCTGCTTTTCCAATGAGCTAATCTCCCGCGATGAGGGGCTTCATTGTGACTTTGCCTGCCACATTTACACCCAGCACGTCAAAAACAAACTGCCGGAAGCCAAAGTGGTGGAGATCATCAAAGACGCAGTGGAAATTGAAAAAGAATTTGTGACCGATGCCCTGCCCGTAAAGCTTATCGGCATGAACGCGGAACAAATGAGGCAATACATCGAGTTTGTGGCCGACCGCCTGCTGAACGAACTGATCGGCAAGAAGGTGTACAATGCCACCAATCCATTTGACTTTATGGAGATGATCTCGCTCAGGGGAAAAACCAATTTCTTTGAAAAGAGGGTGGCCGAATACCAAAAGGCCGGGGTAATGACCAGCACCGAAAAAGATTCGGCCCCCAAGTTTTCATTGAACGAGGATTTTTAA
- the queG gene encoding tRNA epoxyqueuosine(34) reductase QueG encodes MSPKSLSTLIKSTASGLGFLYCGISKARFLEEEAGHLEEWLRRGYHGKMVYLENYFDKRLDPTLLVPGAKSVVSLAYNYFPKKKLEGGGRHKIAKYAYGEDYHFVVKDKLKSMVALLRDKVGDINGRAFVDSAPVMERAWAQQGGLGWAGKNSLLLNRGSGSFFFLAELIIDLELEYDGPVKDYCGTCTACMDACPTEAIPAPGVVDGSRCISYFTIELKEEIPSAVKGKFEDWVFGCDICQDVCPWNRFSAPHNEPRFDPPPALENMKENDWKEISEEVFRRVFKKSAIKRAGFRGLQRNIKFVEGGGTKR; translated from the coding sequence ATGTCGCCAAAGTCATTGAGTACCCTTATTAAGTCCACTGCGTCCGGCCTGGGCTTCCTGTATTGCGGCATCTCCAAGGCCCGGTTCCTCGAAGAGGAAGCGGGCCATCTTGAAGAGTGGCTCAGGCGGGGCTACCACGGCAAAATGGTCTACCTCGAAAATTACTTTGACAAAAGGCTTGACCCCACCCTTTTGGTGCCCGGTGCAAAATCGGTGGTCAGCCTCGCGTACAATTACTTCCCAAAGAAAAAATTGGAGGGCGGGGGAAGGCACAAAATTGCAAAATACGCCTACGGGGAAGACTATCATTTTGTGGTAAAGGACAAGCTCAAAAGCATGGTTGCCCTGCTGCGCGACAAGGTTGGCGACATCAATGGGCGCGCATTTGTCGATTCCGCGCCCGTCATGGAGAGGGCCTGGGCCCAACAGGGCGGGCTGGGCTGGGCCGGCAAGAACAGCCTCCTGCTCAACCGGGGCAGCGGGAGCTTCTTTTTCCTGGCGGAACTGATCATAGACCTGGAATTGGAGTATGATGGGCCCGTGAAGGATTACTGCGGCACCTGTACGGCCTGCATGGACGCGTGCCCTACGGAGGCCATCCCGGCACCCGGTGTGGTGGATGGCAGCAGGTGCATTTCCTACTTTACCATTGAGCTGAAGGAAGAAATCCCCAGTGCCGTAAAAGGAAAATTTGAGGACTGGGTATTTGGCTGTGACATTTGCCAGGACGTGTGCCCCTGGAACCGGTTTTCGGCCCCGCACAACGAGCCCAGGTTTGACCCACCACCAGCATTGGAAAACATGAAGGAAAACGACTGGAAAGAGATCAGCGAAGAGGTGTTCAGGAGGGTGTTCAAAAAATCGGCCATAAAAAGGGCGGGGTTCAGGGGCCTTCAGCGAAACATTAAGTTTGTGGAGGGGGGCGGCACCAAAAGATGA
- the acs gene encoding acetate--CoA ligase — protein sequence MEHTIRDFKEYEKVYQQSIAHPEQFWAEVADGFFWRKKWDKVLEWDFDRPEVKWFINGKLNITENCLDSHLKKRGSQTAIIWEPNDPKGQARHITYNELHAKVCQTANMLKRLGVKKGDRVCIYLPMIPELAYAMLACARIGAVHSVVFAGFSSRSLVDRITDAGCKIVITADGGYRGAKTINLKGIVDEALIKCPGVEKVLVVDHVRSGAEMKEGRDIGWQEELAKADKGCEAEEMDAEDLLYILYTSGSTGRPKGMVHTIGGYMVYTDYTFRTTFQYQEGQVYWCTADIGWVTGHSYIIYGPLSAGATTVMFEGVPSWPDWGRFWQVVERHRVNILYTAPTAIRALAKAPLHFVEAQDLSSLKVLGSVGEPINEEAWHWYNKNIGKGRCPIVDTYWQTETGGIMISPIAGITQTKPGFATFPLPGIQPVVMNDGGLEVKGNKVEGRLAIQFPWPGMARTIYGDHQRFKDTYFSTFPGKYFTGDGCKRDDEGYYRITGRVDDIIIVSGHNLGTAEIESAIDEHAEVCETAVVGYPHDVKGQGIYAFVICYETPKEEGKLRKEIIDTVSKIIGPIAKPDKIQFVSGLPKTRSGKIMRRILRKIAEGDTSNLGDVTTLLDPAVVDEIKEGALLGGES from the coding sequence ATGGAACACACGATAAGGGACTTTAAGGAATACGAAAAAGTATATCAACAAAGCATTGCCCACCCGGAACAATTTTGGGCGGAAGTGGCCGATGGTTTTTTCTGGCGAAAGAAATGGGACAAGGTGTTGGAATGGGATTTTGACCGGCCGGAAGTAAAATGGTTTATCAACGGCAAATTGAACATTACGGAAAACTGCCTCGACAGCCATCTAAAAAAAAGGGGAAGCCAAACGGCCATCATCTGGGAGCCCAACGACCCAAAGGGGCAGGCCAGGCACATCACCTATAATGAACTGCACGCCAAGGTTTGCCAAACGGCCAATATGCTAAAACGCCTGGGCGTGAAAAAAGGCGACCGCGTTTGTATTTACCTGCCCATGATCCCCGAATTGGCGTACGCCATGTTGGCCTGTGCACGGATAGGGGCGGTGCACTCCGTGGTGTTTGCCGGGTTCTCCTCACGCTCGCTGGTCGACCGGATCACGGATGCAGGCTGCAAAATCGTGATCACGGCAGACGGAGGGTATAGGGGCGCAAAAACGATAAACCTGAAAGGCATTGTGGATGAGGCGTTGATAAAGTGCCCTGGCGTGGAAAAGGTTTTGGTGGTCGATCATGTGCGGTCGGGCGCGGAAATGAAGGAAGGCCGGGACATCGGATGGCAGGAGGAACTGGCAAAAGCGGACAAGGGGTGCGAAGCCGAGGAGATGGATGCCGAAGACCTGTTGTATATCTTGTACACCTCAGGCTCCACCGGCAGGCCCAAGGGCATGGTGCATACCATTGGTGGTTACATGGTTTACACGGATTATACTTTTAGGACCACTTTTCAATACCAGGAAGGGCAAGTCTATTGGTGCACCGCGGACATTGGCTGGGTAACGGGGCATTCTTATATTATCTATGGCCCCCTTTCCGCAGGGGCCACCACGGTGATGTTCGAGGGTGTTCCCTCCTGGCCGGATTGGGGGAGGTTTTGGCAAGTGGTGGAAAGGCACAGGGTAAATATTTTGTACACCGCACCCACGGCCATTCGCGCGTTGGCAAAGGCCCCTTTGCATTTCGTGGAAGCACAAGACCTCTCCTCTTTAAAAGTACTGGGCTCCGTAGGCGAGCCCATCAACGAGGAGGCCTGGCATTGGTACAACAAGAATATCGGAAAAGGCCGGTGCCCTATTGTGGACACGTATTGGCAAACGGAAACGGGCGGGATTATGATTTCCCCTATTGCCGGCATTACCCAAACAAAGCCGGGCTTTGCCACCTTTCCCCTGCCCGGCATCCAGCCAGTGGTGATGAACGATGGTGGGCTTGAGGTAAAAGGGAACAAAGTGGAGGGCCGGCTGGCCATACAATTTCCATGGCCGGGCATGGCGCGCACTATCTACGGGGACCACCAACGGTTTAAAGACACTTACTTTTCAACCTTCCCTGGAAAATATTTTACCGGGGACGGGTGCAAACGTGACGATGAAGGGTACTACCGGATCACGGGCAGGGTGGACGACATCATTATTGTGTCGGGGCATAATTTGGGGACGGCTGAAATTGAAAGTGCCATAGACGAGCATGCAGAGGTATGCGAAACCGCAGTGGTGGGGTACCCGCACGATGTAAAGGGGCAGGGGATTTATGCTTTTGTCATCTGTTACGAAACGCCAAAAGAGGAAGGGAAATTGAGGAAGGAAATTATTGATACCGTTTCCAAAATCATTGGCCCCATTGCCAAGCCCGATAAAATCCAGTTCGTAAGCGGCTTGCCCAAAACGCGTTCGGGAAAAATCATGCGCAGGATATTGCGGAAGATCGCGGAAGGCGACACTTCCAACCTGGGGGACGTCACTACCTTGCTGGACCCGGCCGTGGTGGACGAAATCAAGGAAGGGGCCTTGTTGGGCGGGGAAAGCTAA
- the rpmA gene encoding 50S ribosomal protein L27, producing the protein MAHKKGEGKVKNGRESESKRLGIKVFGGQKVVAGNIIVRQRGTKHHPGDNVGMGKDHTLFALADGVVAFKKGKKDKSFVSVVGEA; encoded by the coding sequence ATGGCACATAAGAAAGGGGAAGGTAAAGTAAAGAACGGCCGCGAATCGGAAAGCAAACGGTTGGGCATAAAGGTTTTTGGTGGCCAAAAAGTGGTTGCAGGCAATATTATCGTGCGCCAAAGGGGCACCAAACACCACCCGGGGGACAATGTGGGAATGGGCAAGGACCATACCCTGTTTGCCCTTGCCGATGGGGTGGTGGCCTTCAAAAAGGGCAAAAAAGACAAATCCTTTGTTTCGGTGGTAGGCGAGGCCTAA
- a CDS encoding ZIP family metal transporter translates to MKMLVLFLAPLLSGLLIFLVPQPRTGNFKLLLVFAGSYLFAITVIHILPGLYRQHADVEGIGLFVLLGFFLQQLIEHFTAGIEHGHIHAHDKGHGHSGASALVLLAALCVHAFMEGGILVRPHPHTLYSSTNAILLGIVLHRAPAAFALMAVLAGQKHPKGKSIAYLAMFSLAAPLGYFIGEYFVAADWLSGTGLVFLYALVSGGFLYISTTIVFESSPGHHFNAKRLLVALAGSLMAVAVEYLF, encoded by the coding sequence ATGAAAATGCTTGTCCTTTTTCTTGCGCCCTTGCTATCCGGCCTATTGATTTTTTTGGTGCCCCAGCCACGCACGGGCAACTTTAAACTTTTGCTTGTCTTTGCGGGGTCCTACCTGTTTGCCATTACGGTAATCCACATCCTGCCGGGGTTGTACCGGCAGCATGCCGATGTGGAGGGGATAGGCCTGTTTGTTTTGCTGGGGTTTTTCCTTCAACAGCTCATTGAGCATTTTACCGCAGGCATCGAGCACGGCCACATTCATGCCCATGACAAGGGCCATGGCCATTCGGGGGCTTCGGCCCTGGTGCTGCTGGCAGCCTTGTGCGTGCATGCCTTCATGGAAGGGGGCATACTGGTAAGGCCGCACCCACACACCCTCTACTCCAGTACCAACGCCATATTGCTGGGGATAGTGTTGCACCGCGCACCGGCAGCCTTTGCGCTGATGGCGGTATTGGCCGGGCAAAAGCACCCAAAAGGGAAATCCATAGCTTACCTGGCCATGTTCTCGCTGGCCGCCCCGCTGGGCTATTTTATAGGTGAATATTTTGTGGCGGCCGATTGGCTTTCCGGCACCGGGCTCGTTTTCCTGTATGCTTTGGTCAGTGGCGGGTTTCTTTACATCTCCACCACCATTGTCTTTGAGAGCAGCCCCGGCCATCATTTTAATGCAAAAAGATTATTGGTGGCCCTGGCAGGGTCCTTGATGGCGGTGGCAGTGGAGTATTTGTTTTAG
- the ruvB gene encoding Holliday junction branch migration DNA helicase RuvB has product MREDYLSGDNEGLTPAEKEIERALRPLSFKDFTGQQKVVGNIKVFVQAAKKRNEPLDHVLLHGPPGLGKTTLSHIIANELESRIKVTSGPVLDKPGDLAGLLTNLEPHDVLFIDEIHRLNPIVEEYLYSAMEDFRIDIMLDSGPNARAMQIGLNPFTLIGATTRAGLLTSPLRARFGINARLEYYDAGLLTTIIRRSAGILETAMNDDAAHEIARRSRGTPRIANNLLRRTRDFAQIKGDGVITMAIAQMALAALDVDENGLDEMDNRILSTIVEKFKGGPVGLTTIATAVGDEAETIEEVYEPFLIQEGYIKRTSRGREATDIAYKHLKIPRPGKAGSLFD; this is encoded by the coding sequence ATGCGCGAAGATTATTTAAGCGGGGACAATGAGGGGCTGACCCCTGCGGAAAAAGAAATTGAACGGGCGCTCCGCCCTTTGTCTTTTAAGGACTTTACGGGGCAACAAAAGGTGGTGGGGAACATTAAGGTTTTTGTGCAGGCCGCAAAAAAAAGGAACGAACCGTTGGACCATGTGCTGTTGCACGGCCCCCCGGGCTTAGGGAAAACCACCCTGAGCCACATCATTGCCAATGAACTGGAATCCAGGATCAAGGTGACCTCCGGGCCGGTGCTGGACAAGCCAGGGGACCTTGCGGGGCTGCTTACCAACCTGGAGCCTCACGATGTGCTGTTCATCGATGAGATACACCGCCTCAACCCCATCGTGGAAGAATACCTTTATTCCGCCATGGAAGACTTCCGGATAGACATTATGCTGGACTCGGGCCCCAATGCCAGGGCCATGCAGATAGGCCTCAACCCCTTTACCCTCATTGGGGCCACCACCCGGGCCGGCCTGCTTACTTCCCCTTTGCGGGCAAGGTTTGGCATCAACGCCAGGCTTGAGTACTACGATGCCGGCCTGCTTACCACCATTATAAGGCGGTCGGCCGGTATTTTGGAAACGGCCATGAACGATGATGCCGCCCATGAAATTGCCAGGAGGAGCCGGGGCACACCGCGTATCGCCAACAACCTTTTGCGCAGGACCCGCGACTTTGCACAAATAAAAGGGGATGGGGTGATCACCATGGCCATCGCCCAAATGGCACTGGCCGCCCTCGATGTAGACGAAAACGGCCTTGACGAAATGGACAACCGGATACTCTCCACTATTGTGGAAAAATTTAAAGGAGGGCCGGTGGGATTGACCACCATTGCCACGGCCGTGGGCGATGAGGCCGAAACCATTGAAGAGGTGTATGAGCCCTTTTTGATACAGGAGGGCTACATCAAAAGGACAAGCCGGGGAAGGGAAGCCACGGACATTGCCTATAAGCACTTAAAAATCCCAAGGCCCGGCAAGGCGGGCAGCCTGTTCGATTGA
- a CDS encoding ribonucleoside-diphosphate reductase subunit alpha, producing the protein MLVVKRDGHRESVKFDKITARIEKLCYGLETNFVNPVEVAMKVINGLYDGVSTQELDNLAAEISATMITKHPDFAKLAARIAVSNLHKTTSKSFSNTMKRLYQYIDPKTGENAPLISKDTWRTIKAHAADLDAAIIYDRDFSYDYFGFKTLERSYLMKIDGKVAERPQHLLMRVAVGIHGEDITAAIETYNLLSEKWFTHATPTLFNAGTPKPQLSSCFLLTMKEDSIDGIYDTLKNCAKISQSAGGIGLSIHNIRAKGSYIKGTGGTSNGIVPMLRNFDMTARYVDQGGGKRKGSFAMYLEPWHADIFDFLELKKNHGKEEMRARDLFLALWIPDLFMKRVENNEMWSLFCPNEAPGLADCYGEEFERLYEKYENEGKARKQVKAQDLWFEVLEAQIETGNPYMLYKDAANKKSNQKNLGTIKSSNLCTEIIEYTSPDEIAVCNLASIALPKFVTEEGAFDHQKLYEITKVITKNLNKVIDINYYPVQEARHSNLRHRPIGIGVQGLADTFILLRMPFDSDEARGLNKDIHETIYFAAMEASMELAKQDGPYESYKGSPVSKGIFQFDMWGVTPGSNRWDWEGLKKAVKQNGVRNSLLLAPMPTASTSQILGNNECFEPYTSNIYSRRTLSGDFIIVNKHLMKDLIELGLWDDTMRQKLIAANGSVQAIPEIPQHIKDIYKTVWEISQKAIIDMSADRGAYICQSQSLNIHITDPNFGKLTSMHFYAWKKGLKTGMYYLRSTAAADAIKFTLDKKAVAQPTAATAQASAKEPAIAYASKGDEDQKRSDMACSLDNPDDCEACGS; encoded by the coding sequence ATGCTTGTAGTTAAACGTGACGGACACAGGGAGTCCGTAAAGTTCGACAAGATCACCGCGCGTATCGAAAAGCTCTGTTACGGCCTGGAAACCAACTTTGTGAACCCGGTCGAGGTAGCCATGAAGGTGATCAATGGATTGTACGATGGCGTTTCCACCCAGGAACTCGACAACCTGGCCGCGGAAATCTCGGCAACGATGATCACCAAGCATCCTGATTTTGCCAAACTGGCCGCCAGGATAGCCGTCTCCAACCTGCACAAAACCACCAGCAAGTCTTTTTCCAATACGATGAAAAGGCTTTACCAGTATATCGACCCCAAGACCGGTGAAAATGCGCCCCTTATCTCCAAGGATACCTGGAGGACGATAAAAGCCCATGCAGCCGACCTGGACGCGGCCATCATCTATGACCGCGACTTCAGCTACGACTATTTTGGCTTCAAAACCCTGGAGCGCTCCTACCTGATGAAAATTGATGGCAAGGTGGCGGAACGCCCCCAGCACTTGTTGATGCGCGTGGCGGTGGGCATCCATGGGGAAGACATCACAGCGGCCATTGAGACCTACAACCTGCTTTCCGAGAAGTGGTTTACCCATGCCACCCCCACTTTGTTCAACGCGGGCACCCCTAAGCCACAGTTGTCGTCATGCTTCCTGCTCACCATGAAGGAAGACAGCATTGACGGCATTTACGATACCCTGAAGAATTGCGCCAAAATCTCCCAGTCTGCCGGGGGCATTGGGCTCAGCATCCACAACATCAGGGCAAAAGGGTCCTACATCAAAGGGACAGGCGGCACTTCCAACGGCATTGTGCCCATGTTAAGGAACTTTGACATGACCGCCCGCTATGTGGACCAGGGTGGTGGAAAGCGCAAAGGGAGCTTTGCCATGTACCTGGAGCCCTGGCATGCCGATATATTTGACTTCCTGGAATTGAAAAAAAACCATGGCAAGGAAGAAATGCGGGCACGCGACCTTTTCCTCGCCCTGTGGATACCCGATTTGTTCATGAAGCGGGTGGAGAACAACGAGATGTGGTCGCTGTTTTGCCCCAACGAGGCCCCCGGGCTCGCGGACTGTTATGGGGAAGAGTTTGAACGCCTGTACGAAAAATATGAAAACGAGGGCAAGGCCCGCAAACAGGTAAAGGCACAAGACCTTTGGTTTGAAGTACTGGAGGCCCAGATCGAAACGGGCAACCCCTACATGCTGTACAAAGACGCGGCCAACAAGAAGTCCAACCAGAAGAACCTGGGCACCATCAAATCCAGCAACTTGTGCACGGAAATCATCGAATACACATCGCCCGATGAGATAGCCGTGTGCAACCTGGCCTCCATTGCGCTTCCCAAGTTTGTTACGGAAGAAGGGGCTTTTGACCACCAGAAGCTCTATGAGATCACCAAGGTCATCACCAAAAACCTCAACAAGGTCATCGACATCAATTACTATCCCGTGCAGGAGGCACGCCACTCCAACCTCAGGCACCGCCCCATTGGGATTGGCGTGCAGGGGCTGGCGGATACCTTCATCCTGTTGCGGATGCCTTTCGACTCGGACGAGGCCAGGGGGCTGAACAAGGACATCCACGAGACCATCTATTTTGCGGCCATGGAGGCTTCCATGGAGCTTGCCAAGCAGGATGGCCCCTACGAATCCTACAAAGGGTCCCCGGTTTCCAAAGGGATTTTCCAGTTTGACATGTGGGGGGTGACGCCCGGTTCCAACCGCTGGGACTGGGAAGGCTTGAAAAAGGCCGTGAAACAAAACGGGGTGCGCAACTCGTTGCTGCTGGCCCCCATGCCTACTGCCTCCACCTCGCAAATCCTTGGCAACAACGAATGCTTTGAGCCGTATACCTCGAACATTTATTCAAGAAGGACCTTGTCGGGGGATTTCATTATTGTGAACAAGCACCTGATGAAAGACCTGATCGAACTGGGGCTGTGGGACGACACCATGCGCCAGAAACTGATTGCCGCCAATGGCTCGGTCCAGGCCATCCCCGAAATCCCCCAACACATCAAGGATATTTACAAAACCGTGTGGGAGATATCCCAAAAAGCGATCATTGACATGTCGGCCGACCGCGGGGCATACATCTGCCAGTCGCAGAGCCTGAACATACACATCACCGACCCCAACTTTGGCAAGCTGACTTCCATGCACTTCTATGCCTGGAAGAAAGGACTGAAGACCGGTATGTACTACCTGCGCTCTACTGCCGCTGCCGATGCCATCAAATTTACCCTGGACAAGAAGGCCGTGGCGCAGCCCACTGCGGCAACCGCCCAAGCTTCCGCCAAAGAACCGGCAATTGCCTATGCTTCAAAAGGGGACGAAGACCAGAAACGGTCCGACATGGCCTGTTCGCTGGACAACCCGGATGATTGTGAAGCCTGTGGAAGTTGA
- the rplU gene encoding 50S ribosomal protein L21 — protein sequence MYAIVDIAGKQFKVEKDQYIYAPRMEGEAGSAVDLDKVLLIDNKGKIEVGAPVVKGAKVSGKILEHVKGDKVIVFKKKRRKGYAVKNGHRQQYTKLLIDNISGK from the coding sequence ATGTACGCGATAGTGGACATTGCTGGAAAGCAGTTTAAGGTCGAAAAAGACCAATATATATATGCCCCCAGGATGGAGGGCGAGGCCGGGTCTGCCGTGGATTTGGACAAAGTGCTCCTTATCGACAATAAAGGCAAAATTGAGGTGGGCGCCCCTGTGGTGAAGGGGGCCAAGGTTTCCGGGAAAATACTGGAGCACGTAAAGGGCGATAAGGTGATCGTCTTTAAAAAGAAGAGGAGGAAGGGGTATGCCGTGAAAAACGGCCACCGCCAGCAGTACACTAAATTACTCATAGACAACATTTCAGGTAAATAG
- a CDS encoding FAD:protein FMN transferase, with protein sequence MNNRLKNALYSLALLLLVFAVWKYRQSHSVNEIKIGGETMGTTYHITYYDKGARNFKAQVDSLLLAFNQSLSTYIKSSEVSGFNSGKAFVFHLPYFLPVLEKSQEVTSLSNGAFDPTVMPLVNAWGFGPGKKLMPDSARIDSIMGFVGFEKIHFNSDSVWKEDARVQLDFSAIAKGYGVDVVAGYLKSMGVADWFVEIGGEVSAFGKNQKLNKPWEAGILDPASTYASQSYKAYVQLENKAMATSGNYFNFYEEDGKKFSHTIDPVTGYTIRHELLSASVFAKDCMTADAWATAFMVMGRKRAIRKLEQIRELDAFLIYSTENGIETFSTNGIKPMVSINP encoded by the coding sequence ATGAACAACCGCCTCAAAAATGCCCTTTACTCCCTGGCCCTTTTACTGTTGGTTTTCGCGGTTTGGAAATACAGGCAATCCCATTCCGTCAATGAAATCAAAATAGGGGGCGAAACCATGGGCACCACCTATCATATTACCTATTATGACAAGGGGGCAAGGAACTTTAAGGCCCAGGTGGATTCCCTATTGCTGGCATTCAACCAATCCCTGAGCACCTACATAAAAAGTTCGGAGGTGTCGGGGTTCAACAGTGGCAAAGCCTTCGTTTTCCACTTGCCGTACTTTCTGCCAGTATTGGAAAAATCACAGGAAGTGACAAGCCTCTCCAATGGGGCATTCGACCCTACGGTAATGCCGTTGGTAAATGCCTGGGGCTTTGGGCCGGGGAAGAAACTCATGCCGGACAGCGCCAGGATTGATTCCATCATGGGGTTTGTGGGGTTTGAAAAAATCCACTTCAACAGCGATAGCGTGTGGAAGGAAGATGCCCGTGTGCAGTTGGACTTCAGTGCCATCGCAAAGGGGTATGGCGTGGATGTGGTGGCAGGTTATTTGAAGTCTATGGGTGTTGCGGACTGGTTTGTGGAAATTGGTGGCGAGGTTTCGGCCTTTGGCAAAAATCAAAAGCTGAACAAGCCCTGGGAGGCGGGCATTTTGGACCCGGCCTCCACCTATGCCAGCCAATCCTATAAGGCCTATGTACAACTTGAAAACAAGGCGATGGCCACTTCAGGGAATTATTTCAATTTTTATGAAGAGGATGGAAAAAAATTTTCCCATACCATAGACCCTGTCACCGGGTACACCATCCGGCATGAACTGTTGAGTGCCTCCGTATTTGCCAAAGATTGCATGACGGCAGATGCCTGGGCCACTGCCTTTATGGTCATGGGCAGGAAAAGGGCCATCCGCAAATTGGAACAAATAAGGGAATTGGATGCTTTTCTGATTTATTCCACAGAAAATGGCATTGAAACTTTTTCAACGAATGGGATAAAACCGATGGTCAGTATCAACCCCTAA